From a single Phycisphaeraceae bacterium genomic region:
- a CDS encoding VWA domain-containing protein: MTLLWPVYLLLLLPLGVMMWYWPQPTAVLRVLRGLTLLLIVLALTGLMVKLPSRAGTIIVVADRSASMPGNHAASEKELIELISKARVSEDRVGVVTFGEHVRIEHSPQTVPFTDFTQDVGVNGSRLSEAVERALSLIEPGTPGRVVVLSDGRWTGTDPVSVGALAATRGIPIDFREMGRTSASDTAITRLDAPVSLAPREAFMVTAWVRSPVSQEIVYELRRGDQSISQGKRHVDAGISRLIFRDIAEQPGTLQYSLNVTGQTDDPVPENNTARLLVGVEGPRPMLCISDSADAGYASLLRAGGLNITIRKPAEMRWDLADLSNFTGVIVENIPAGKLGSDGLKTLAAWVSDAGGGLLMTGGRQSFGPGGYFKSALDPILPVSMELRREHRKHSLAIVVALDRSGSMAVPVGGGRTKMDLADLGTAQVIDMLSPMDQFGCIAVDSAPHTIVELSTMDNKEAARSRVLSIDSQGGGIFVYEALAAAAKMISASEPQTRHIILFADAADAEEPGQYRDLIDACRKAGITISVIGLGTEKDSDAELLKDVARRGEGRIFFTNDPEELPRLFAQDTFVVARSTFVDEVTGVSTTGVLSSLTGKTFTDPPPVGGYNLCYLRDGAQLAVVTQDEYKAPVVAAWQAGIGRATCLTLEVNGEFTGPVRSWKELGDFLTSLARWTGGAQGNLPEHMLLTQDVEGGICRLELHLDPQRKTDPISSLPVVTTLRGHPGSKPATERVMMRWTSADSLTAQIPLYGDETVLSTVNVEGAGLVSMAPVCLPYSPEYRPTDNRRGLVTLRSLARSTGGQEIINVADVWRDLPRQPRLIFLTPWLAIAAVICLLLEVLERRTGVLSSVQWGRLRGMRLRLDRAEKSPRDSSSTGSRESTTSTGVPRMPTAAESPASEASSIREDAPQADLSDVLQDARRRAQGRIKR; this comes from the coding sequence ATGACACTACTCTGGCCCGTCTATCTCCTGTTGCTGTTGCCGCTAGGCGTGATGATGTGGTACTGGCCGCAGCCCACCGCTGTCCTGCGGGTGTTGCGCGGCCTGACGCTGTTGTTGATCGTCCTCGCCTTGACCGGGTTGATGGTGAAGTTGCCGAGCCGGGCTGGAACCATCATCGTCGTGGCGGATCGCAGCGCATCGATGCCGGGTAATCACGCCGCATCGGAAAAAGAACTGATCGAGCTGATTTCCAAAGCTCGCGTCAGTGAGGACCGTGTCGGCGTGGTGACATTCGGTGAACACGTGAGGATTGAGCACTCACCCCAGACCGTGCCATTCACAGACTTTACGCAGGATGTCGGCGTCAATGGTTCGCGTCTGAGTGAAGCGGTGGAGAGGGCGCTGAGCCTGATCGAGCCAGGCACGCCGGGACGAGTCGTGGTGCTCAGTGACGGACGCTGGACCGGTACCGATCCGGTTTCCGTTGGTGCCTTGGCCGCCACACGCGGAATTCCCATCGATTTCCGAGAGATGGGGCGGACATCCGCTTCTGACACCGCTATCACACGACTGGATGCGCCGGTTTCGCTGGCTCCACGGGAAGCGTTCATGGTGACTGCGTGGGTACGTTCGCCGGTCTCGCAGGAGATCGTCTATGAACTGCGTCGCGGCGATCAGAGCATCTCACAGGGAAAGCGGCACGTTGATGCGGGAATCAGCCGTCTTATTTTTCGTGACATTGCCGAACAGCCGGGCACGCTTCAGTACTCGCTGAATGTCACCGGCCAGACGGACGATCCGGTGCCGGAGAACAACACCGCCCGATTGCTCGTCGGCGTCGAGGGGCCTCGACCGATGCTCTGTATCAGTGACTCGGCGGATGCGGGATATGCCTCGCTGCTCCGCGCCGGCGGCTTGAACATCACGATCCGCAAGCCAGCCGAAATGCGTTGGGATCTGGCGGACCTTTCAAACTTCACCGGCGTGATCGTGGAAAACATCCCCGCCGGCAAACTCGGCAGCGATGGCCTCAAAACACTGGCTGCCTGGGTCAGTGATGCCGGCGGCGGACTGCTGATGACCGGCGGGCGTCAGTCATTCGGCCCCGGCGGTTATTTCAAGTCGGCACTGGATCCGATTCTGCCCGTGTCGATGGAGCTTCGCCGGGAACATCGCAAACATTCGCTGGCGATCGTCGTAGCACTGGATCGTTCCGGCAGCATGGCGGTGCCGGTCGGCGGCGGACGGACCAAAATGGATCTGGCAGACCTGGGGACCGCGCAGGTGATTGACATGCTGTCGCCCATGGATCAGTTCGGGTGTATCGCGGTGGACAGTGCGCCGCATACGATCGTCGAGCTTTCCACGATGGATAACAAAGAGGCTGCGCGGTCGCGCGTCCTGTCGATCGATTCGCAGGGCGGAGGCATTTTCGTCTATGAAGCACTCGCCGCTGCGGCGAAAATGATCAGTGCTTCCGAACCGCAGACCAGGCACATCATTCTTTTCGCCGATGCCGCTGACGCCGAGGAACCCGGTCAGTACCGGGATCTGATTGATGCCTGCCGCAAAGCGGGCATCACGATCAGCGTGATCGGCCTTGGTACGGAGAAGGACAGTGATGCCGAGCTTCTCAAGGATGTCGCCCGGCGCGGCGAAGGACGAATCTTTTTTACCAACGACCCTGAGGAACTGCCGCGGCTGTTTGCTCAGGACACATTCGTGGTTGCTCGCAGTACGTTTGTCGATGAAGTCACCGGCGTGAGCACGACGGGCGTTCTCTCGTCGCTGACGGGTAAGACATTCACCGACCCGCCGCCGGTGGGTGGCTATAACCTCTGCTATCTTCGCGATGGTGCTCAATTGGCGGTCGTAACGCAGGACGAATACAAAGCTCCAGTCGTAGCCGCATGGCAGGCGGGAATTGGCCGCGCGACGTGTCTGACGCTTGAAGTCAATGGCGAGTTCACCGGGCCGGTACGCAGTTGGAAAGAGCTGGGCGATTTCCTGACGAGCCTGGCGCGATGGACTGGCGGAGCGCAGGGAAATCTACCCGAACACATGCTCCTGACACAGGATGTCGAAGGCGGTATTTGTCGGTTGGAACTGCATCTGGACCCGCAGCGCAAAACGGATCCCATTTCCAGTCTGCCTGTGGTGACGACATTGCGCGGTCATCCCGGTTCAAAACCCGCTACCGAGCGTGTAATGATGCGCTGGACCTCAGCCGACTCGCTGACTGCACAGATTCCGCTCTATGGCGACGAAACCGTCCTTTCGACCGTCAACGTCGAAGGCGCGGGGCTGGTCAGCATGGCTCCCGTGTGTCTGCCGTATTCACCGGAATATCGCCCGACGGATAATCGGCGCGGGCTGGTTACTCTGCGATCTTTAGCACGTTCAACCGGAGGACAGGAAATCATCAACGTCGCCGACGTCTGGCGCGATCTGCCGCGACAGCCGCGATTGATCTTTCTGACGCCGTGGCTGGCGATTGCCGCAGTTATCTGCTTGCTGCTGGAGGTGCTTGAGCGACGGACGGGGGTGCTGTCATCCGTGCAATGGGGCCGGCTGCGCGGTATGCGGCTGCGTCTCGATCGCGCAGAAAAATCACCACGTGACTCATCATCAACCGGGTCTCGAGAATCCACAACGTCAACCGGTGTTCCACGGATGCCAACCGCAGCCGAGTCTCCTGCGTCAGAAGCTTCATCCATCCGCGAAGATGCGCCGCAAGCTGACCTTAGTGACGTATTACAGGATGCACGCCGCCGTGCGCAAGGACGCATCAAGCGCTGA